ACTCACTGTCTACATTCAAACATACTTGTTAAGACTTGCTTCTTGTCATATatatttgatcaattggtACCAATCAATTTAGCTTTGTTTTGGTTCTTCCACAAACACATAGTACAACATATTATTTGCTACTATCCTGTATACAACACTAAGTTCAtcttattttttgtttgtggCACTTACAGACAAACTTAACTAAGAGAGCAGaagcaagaaaaaagaaaagtttacaaccagaaaaaaaaaacatcaCGAAGAGGTTAATCACTAGTTTAgactttttcaaattttcatcCTTAATTTAACATCTCGAGATATTTCTTCCTCAACAACCTCATTAACAGTTtctatatttatattcGTTTTTGTATGATTATGAATATGACTACTGATTATAGAGATCCATTACTCGATTTGTTTGGTACAGAGTCTAACTCTGGCAATGAAACATCATCTCCCAGTGACATTCCAGTTATCAACAGAAGTGGCACATTTAATCAGCAACAATTTAGCCCCTTGTTAACCCAACAACTGTTATACAATACACCTAACTCTGGATCTACTCCGAATATTTTTGACCCAAACTATACCCAGATGCAGGAGGAACAAACATCTCCATCTCTGAACAAACTTCAACCAGAAGATCCcccaagaaagaaaaggaacACTAGAAGTCAGACAAAGATACACCAACAACTGGAAGGAGATGAATACAACTCAAATGATTACAAAGATCTGATAGATTTAGACAAACCACCAGTTGTTGAACCAAGTCCTCcgttttttgttgaaagtgACACTACCCCTGAATTTGTGATTCCAACACCTACCCtggaacaacaacagcaacaacatcaCGAGTTAATCGCACAAGACTACCAACGTtccaataattcaaatcaatttggaaACTTGACCCATTATGAACCAAATCTTCCTCCATTACCTCCTTTATCAGAGAGTATACTTCCACAGACAAACACTTTCCATCCATTAGTGTTGCCACATGACCCAAGACACGCTATTACTGCTGGCCCAGCTAATAACagtcaacaacaacaacaacaacaacagcaagaCTCACTGATACCATCAGATGGTATTTCTTCCAAGATACAACAACTTCATGCACCTTCATTGTCAAACAATCAATCAGCATCTCAAcgtaaaaagaaagaaagttCTGGGCCCAAAACACGTCCTGCATTTGTTATGAAAATCTGGTCGATGGTGAACGATCCTGCCAATCATGAATATATCAGATGGAATGATGACGGGAAGACTTTCCAAGTGTTTCACCGTGAAGATTTTATGAAGGTTATATTACCCAAATATTTCAAGCATAATAATTTTGCTAGTTTTGTGAGACAATTAAATATGTATGGATGGCACAAAGTGCAGGATGTCGCTAATGGTACCTTAAATCAAAACTCGGACAAGAATGGACAAGATGAAATATGGCAATTTGAGAATCCAAACTTTATAAAGGATCGAGAAGATTTATTGGATAAGATTGTGAGAAACAAGAGTAGTTCAAACCAAGATGACGTTTCTGGAGTTTCATTCAATGGGATAAACAATAGTGCAAATTTGTCGTTGATTTTACAAGAGTTGGAAACAATCAAGATGAATCAGTATGTTATATCTGAAGATTTAAGAAGAGTGCGACAAGATAACAAGATGTTATGGCAAGAGAACTACCTAAATAGAGAAAGAAATCAAGTACAAGGCCGCACATTGGATAAAATATTAAAGTTTTTATCTGTTGTTTATGGTAATAATGCtaataaaatattgaatggGCACGGATTCGCTGATTTCAATGATAGTAACAATATCATGACTCAATATAGACCATCACCCATGGGATCACCATTACTACTGAGACCACAAACCCAACCACCACCTTCAAATTCTAGATTTGCAAGAGATAACAATCAGACTGCACAACCTACTTATGAATCACCATTATCAACCAGCgataccaataataataacaacaataccTTTGAATATCAACAAGCTGTCAATCGTCCACGTCTCATGTTGACTAACCGAGCACATTCCAGACGTCCAAGTATGTCTAGAACCAAATCTACTCCAGAAGGGTCCATAGAAGAGATAATACGTTCTTATTCCAACGATAAAGCTGCTGAATCTAATGTTAATAGAATGTATGAGCAATTAGTTGGTCATCAACCAGGTGCAACTacaaataacaataaccaTTCTTCCCTGACAGCAATTTCGGCGCCATCACCACGTCATAGTTTCttacaagaattgaatctACCAGGCACACCAAGAAACCTTGATGATTTAGAGAAGCATATTAATAAAGAAGGACAATCAATTCAGCAAGTGCAAGACTGGATTGATAAGTTAGCCCAAGAGCAACATGAaaaacaacagcaacaacaaggaaatgatgatgacgatgatttTGATGTCAACGAGTTTTTGAAAGATGCTACTACAACTCCTAGTTCTAATGTGCCAAATGGTGGTCATTATAACAATGGGAATATAAGTTTTGTTGGTTCACCAATTGCGATGACTCCAGGCTCAAATGTCAGTTCTAACATAAATGATTCTGATGGTAATGAGaagaaactgaaaaaaaggTCAATCGAAGAAGTTAGCGATCATTAAATAGGATATAGATGAAGTGTGTCTATaatcattatatttttcaattcattattttcgTTGTTTAGGTATATAGATAAATTTTAAGTTTAATACAATAAGTTTATGAAATACAATCTGTTGTAGTCTACCTAATGCCTGGCATTTTCTTTCACCTCGTTAACTATTGATGGTTATGGTGGACCGAGAGAGAAAAGGTGACGGCAATGGAAAGAAGATCATGCAGAAAATGTTGGGTAGTTCGGACTATTTCACTCTATTGAGAGTAAATGCATCACATGATAATAGTATTGAATAGAAAGTTTTCTAAATTTAGACTTCTATGGacaaccaagaaaaaaaaaagaaacttgaaatatttttttggtccGTTGAGGGTTTTGCCGACTGGGCAAAATCCAATTGATGACGTAATACAGTAAGGCAAAATTTAGCgaataagaagaagacgaagaagacgaagaatacaaaacaaatcacGTTGGTTTGTGATTGTTAGTATTCAGTAAATTGAGCAATTACAAAGAATAAAAACGGAATCAGAACTTGAACAAAGATAAGCgatgaagaaaatagaaaaatgTATGGCGATAAAGTAGAAAGACAGCCAATCAAGATGTAGATCGGAATAGAATTTCCCGCTTGACAGTTGATATTGTGGGTCCATTATTTTTGCTCGTGATATCCAAATCTAATTATAAATGAAGTATTGACGGTATAATCCCTTCAAAGGCACCATTGACAGGTGTTTATAATTACGAAATGAACGACAACAGTCGAAGGTGGTAACTCGCAGAAAAAATAGCAGTTGCTCCCGAattccaagaaaaaattgaaatatacTTTTGACACATTTCAACTCCAAATCGACTAAAAGGTCAGATTACGGAAAGTTACATTCACCGTCAAAAGTCACTGATTTTTTGCAATAACAATGATTGTCAGATACATGCCGTGTCTCCTACCTTCCCCTCTTTATTACTGTTATTGCTCATTGCacaaaaatatcaaaactAACTCATAACAATAAGAATAGTCCAAAGAAACTAAGAAGATATTGCAAAATActttttagtttcttttttttttacgtTAATTTTAATCTTGGCCGCATTTACGGTGAACTACATGGTTTTATTAATATGGAAGAAGtgaaattaatgaagaCAGACTGTTGTGGTTAATTCGTTATTTATTTAGCATTTGTATTGatggaaaaaattaaaattatggTAGGTGTAATTTCTAATATCAACATTAGTCTAATCTACGCAATCTAGTAATCCAATCAGAACAGAATAATATACTTTTCgattgataaattagaGGTTTTCACATAGACtaaaataaactaaaatgaaaaagaaaaaaaaaatgaaacgATGTGGCACTTAACATCAGTACATGAAGAATGACAAACTAAAACAAACAGAtgatatttgaaattcaaagaatatatatatatacgtATGATTATGAGCATCCAAtccatttttctttgtttatttgttcGTTTAAACTTGAACTCAAACGGTTAACTATTGTTTCTCTTTTGGAAGACTTTGCTTTTTTAACTTGCTCAGTTATAATTAGCTCATCAGAGGTATTTAAAGCTTGACATATTTCCAGATTATCGTGCCCTACAATAAGTtcagttgaaaaaaagagccatcaacaaaatcaaaccaCAAGAAAGCCTAATCAAAGAATACACCCCCAATCAATAGAGAAAAGTGGAGAACACCAGGCGTGCAAGAACATTCTATTGATATTGTGCATCAAGATAATTCATATTCACATCTAGTTCGGTATAacaaatttcatttcacAATCATTGACAGAGTTGTTTGACTTATCTCCGTCTTCGCCCCCAACTTCAAGGTCCGTCTATCATTACAGATAAAAACGCGCAACAAACccattctttttctttttttggtacCTACTCCTCCACCCGTTATTATTGTGCTTGGTCTCCCCGTCCCCCATCTGCCTTCTCCTTTTCTCCATCCATAATTGTCTAAACAAACTAACTAAACAagcgaaaaaaaaagagagaacaaaccaaacaaataaactatcaactaaaaaaaaagaaaagaataagaTTAGGGTCCCATCTTATTGAATGTTTCTGAGAAATACAAACAAATATAGAATCTAACTAGAACGAGTTAACTTAGTTTACCAGAGGATTTACATTCCTGAATCCAGAAAGAGGCCCATACTATTATCATATCCCCATATCTTTATTAGTTTATCTATGGCGTCAAATATTTCACAAGATAGATCATCACCTTCTGTTGCTTTCGTGTCTCAAAAAAGGATATATTCCAAACACGGATGTAAGGAATGTAAAAGAAGGAAGATTAAATGCGACGAAGGCAAGCCATCTTGTTGGCAATGTATCCGATTAAGAAAAGATTGTTCCTATCCTAAACCTGGGGAGAAGGTCTTAAGAATACTGAGAAAGAAGCAACGAGAGCAATTGATAAGACAAGAAGAGGCACAAAATCACCTGTTACttctacaacaacaatatcgATTTGAACAACCTCATAGCATAATTACAACACATGCaccatcaatatcatctaACTCATCGCAAGACAGTTATCGTGACACTAGATCACCAAATCCAATAGCTAACCTGGCCCCGATgtatcaacaacagcatCTCCCACAAAACCATTACCAACCTCAATTTCAACCGCCgccgccaccaccacagcaacaacaataccCTTCACATCAACCGCTAGTACATCAGCAGCCACAGCCagtaccaccaccaccaccagcacAGCAGCTACTGCCGTcacatcaacaatatcaaatggCACCTCCTTCTATTTCCTACTATCCCAATCCCCCGTCATATATGCAATATCCTGCGCATATAATTCAAGCAGGGCCACACACATTACCTCAGAATGTTGTTCCAAATCATCCTAACCCTCCTCCTCCACCGCCTCCCCCTCCTATTGTACCACAGCAGCCACCACAACCATACCCACAAAATAACCACTCAGTTGTTTTGCCTCCGCCTCAAGCAGCTAAATTACCAATAGCTCCTCTTCCGGATCACTTAAATAAAAGGCTCCAAAATCCCGCAGCTGCTCCTTCTTTGAAAGCTAGAAATAGCAGAAATGACAGCACGAATTCGATCCCtaatttgttgaatgaTACAAATGTGTTGTCTGATAGTAATACAATCAGTGGTGCTGGGAATACTCCACAAACTCCACCTCAACagaattcaaataataacattCATATTGAACATAGCCAATTTTCTAATGACGATATCGTGGAGtattataatcaaaatgaTTTGGAGGTATTAGCTACcgatttgaataatattgttAGTGAAATCatgtttgattttaattttgttaaagATAAAAACCCACCTTTAGAGTCAGAAGATGGTTCACTAAGGACAGCAACATCAACTAATGGGAGCCCACCTCCTTTGGAAACAGCTCCTTCAAGCCATCATAATGTTCCTATAGACTTCATTCATTTCAAAAAGGAATCCGATAGAAcatattttgaaacattCTACAATGAATTTGCACAAATTATACTACCATTCCCAAGTTTTGACAAACATAACAAGTGTTATTTCAATCCAGCAAGAGACATAATTCTTAGGAGTGCTGCTAAAgtaaaatatttattagcAGCGGTATTGGCAAATGGGGCCCGACAACAGTTTAATAAAACAAAGAGCGAAGAAGATGAACAAGCTTATTGCTTTTACTTGTCGAGATGTTTAGAGTTATTGGGACCAGCGATAGCcaatgatgataaagaaTTGGCATCAAACATTGAGAATGTTTTATTGACAGTATTGTTATTGACAGCAGGTAATGCATCAAATTTGAGACAAGATTGGCGGTCTCATCTCAAAGGTGCAAAGGATTTATTAGTTAAGAATTCACCAAAGAGTACTACCAAAAGAAAGCATTCTAAAGtgtttatattttgcaAAATTTGGTTTGTCACTATTGAAGTTTTAGCTGGTATAAGTTCCCAAAAGGGGGGTACGTTGCAAACtgaacaagaaattgacgaattaatcaattctgGGGATGAATATGAACAACAAgtattgaaagaattagGAATTATCCTTGATAATGGGTTTAATATTATGGGAGGTTATCAACATGAATGCTATAACTATTTTGggaaattaataaaaattttgaatcaagATAGAAATGGGAAATTAAATCCTCAAGAATCATTTGAGTATATAAAACTATTCGTTGATCTTGAACGTCAGAGGAATCTCCAATTCGTTGATAAACGAGGAAGTTGGGTTACTTCCAGCAATAGTGAAgacaacaataatgatgCTATAGATGAAAAGCATATTAATTCACTATTGGTTGAAAGAGTTCCAACTACTGACAACAAGTCTCAAGTAATATCCTGGATGGATGTATCCCATCAAGCTTATACTATGGCGTTAATGATTACAGTTCTTGAAAAATGTTTTCGTGAGAATTATTCCAATcctcaaattcaattactAAGTGATTccataattcaatttgttgactATTTATATCATCATGATGTACAGAATCTGTTGCCAAAacataaaattgaaagtgCATTAATGATGTTACAATGGCCGCTTCTTGTTGCAGGAAGAAATATTGCAAGCAACGGTACTGCTGATAATAACGGTAACACTCCCGAAACAATTCAACACAAGAAGGATGTCGTTATAAAATTCTTTGAAGCTCTGTCTAAAGTAGGTTCTGGAGGTGCATTGATCGCCTCTAAAATTATTCAGAAAATTTGGAATAAAAGAGATAATATCGAAGAAAGCGATAACGATGACAACGAGAACGAGGATTTGTTATCATACTAAACTACAGATGTATATGTTTATAGcttttaaaataaaattagaattttgtattattaaatattctTAAAACTATTCCGATTTATTTTATCTTCTCGTTTCTTCAATGACTCAAGATTCATAACTTCTCTGTAAACCCTTTGATTAATGCCAATACACCAACAGCACCTGGATCTGGGATACCACCTTCTGCTTTAAATTCTTCCTCATTAACATAACTTGCTCTACCAAATGAAGCATGTAAATTCTTAGTTTCTTCACAACCTTTATTAGCTGCTTCAACTGCTTTAGTTAAATCGCCAGTTTTATGTAAGGCATCCACAAATGGTTGCAATGTATCAATCAAAGTTCTTCCACCAACTCTTGCTCTGGTATACTTGAACAACCCATCGTACAAAGCATGGTATAAGGCATCACCAACGGATTGTACACTGATTTCTTTGGTTTGCTTCAACTGTTTCACTAAAGCAGTTaagaaaatagaataaaGACCTCCAGAAGTCCCACCCATACTATCTTCAACATATTCTGTGATTTTCCCAAGAGTATAAACTGgatcatttaaatttgatttaaaatcatcatcttcttttaATGCTTTCAAAATGGAGTTTGCTCCATCAGCTAAAGTTTGACCACAATCTccatcaccaacaacagTATCATAACGGGTGATTTTTGGTTCTTCATCCAATAAAACTTTCAAGGCATTAACTAATTGagattcaaatttttggCCGTCAATTTTAAGATCTGAAGATGTTaaagtttcatttttcataggcgattcaatttctttattttgcAGATCCCAAATTTCTGAATCATAGATTTTTGGTTTCCAACCTGGAGCATTAGTTGGAGTATCCAAAAACTTCAACACATCTTCATCAGTGAATGAGAtatcttctttcttcaaatttgaCAAGTTCAACAATGTTATTGAAAATCCTGGTGAATTGAAAGATGTGACGAAATCACTGACATAAACTCTctttggtttctttttcaaaggCAAATTAGCCAATGCGTGTTCAGCAATGGcatataattcaaatgatgaagttccaccaatattattaatcaataacacatattcatcattttcgaaatcaaaatcaacataATGGCGGTCTTTATCTTCTGgagataataattgatgatacATTTTTTGGATCAATTCATCGATATTAGGAATTGGTTTAATTTTAGTACCAGGTTCATTATGAATACCCAATCCCAATTCCATTTCATCATTTCCtgtgaattcaatttcttcttccaatttCCCCGGAACTGAAGTACGATCCAAACTTGCTCCCAAAGTTACTAAATTCTTATTGATGGCATGACCTAAATCACtcaatgatttcaaatcaacatcTGGACTAGTAGCACTAGCAGAACCCAAGATTTTATGAATAAAAGCTGTCCCAGCCAATCCTCTTCTCCCCACCATCTTATTTTGTTCTCTTCCAACAGCAACATCATCACTCACAATCACTAATTCAACTTTATAACCTTCACTTTTAGCTCTTTCTGCAACTAAACCAAAATGTAAAATATCTCCAGTATAGTTTTTAATTACAATAATGGtacctttttctttattagaTTTGGTTTTAATGGCTGCcatgatttgttttgttgaagGACTAGCAAAAACCGATCCACTAACTGCAGCATCTAATAAATTCTCTCCAACAAATCCTCCATGCATAGGTTCATGTccagcaccaccaccactgataatggtaatttttttggaagtATCCGAATGAGGGTTAAATACAACTTTTTCACTTGGGATTAAATTCACATAAGGATTAGAAGCTACTAACCCTCTCAATTGGGTAACCACAATGTCTTCGTCTTTACCGTATTTCCAATGTTTAGCTAATGTCATGATTTGGgtaaattgttttattctttatttgaTATGTTTGGCAATTGGGAGAAATCGAATTAATATGAAGTGAAATTAATGGCaatttatactttttttttttcttccgGCGTTTAAGTTGATGTTAGTGATGGTGGTGCTCAGGACTGACTATAACATCAGTTGGATAATGATTGCTTTGTGTGTTTAGACGTCCTTATACATTGTCTGATTTACATGCAGTCTAGCTAGATATCATGccatgtttttttttttcaaattattcacTCAATCGATTGTAGGTTTGATTGGCTtagtttgttgttgcttaTTGTTATTTCAATACAAAAGTGTTTTATTTTGGAGAAGTATGGAGAAAACTCGTTAACATAGAATTGAACATTTGGTGATTTCCTAACCTACCCTTTGTGTGTTTTGTTGTGgtgaataataataaagttattattatttttgggAGTAAGAGAATTTCCACCGCTACCATATCTACCTTTCATGCATGAAATTAGTGTACAATGATctgaaattaataatggAAATTGCTCAAAACCTATTATGtggattttcttttcaatattataaataccTAATTGTATGTTGTGTATTTATAGTATTGTTGGTCTTTCGAATATTTGGGCAACGGTTCGACCCGAATGTTTAGTTCGACCGAGTCCGCTTAAAGACTCGAGTTTCGGGTGCGGGGCGAGGCAGGACAGGACGGAAACTCACAACAGTCAAAATTCatataatcaaaacaaaccgaaaaaaaaagttccCTTATGAAAAAAGCGGAGTTGATTTCCCTGTAGTTGTCAAATTCATATTCACCAGCACCAAGATATCATCATGTCTACTTCCAAGAGAGCTTATAGTCGAGGTGGCTGTAAAGAATGcaaaagaaggaaaatcCGATGTCCTGAAGATAAACCATCCTGTGCAACTTGTGTTAGATTAGGGAAAGTTTGCTCGTATCCTTTGCCAGGAGAACGAGTTCCCCGTGTTTCCATCAGAGCATTAGCTAATAAGGAAATCCCACTTAATGATTCACCAGAACccaaagcaaaaaaatCTAATCCCAAACCACTAACGATTCAAATGTACCtggttgatgattttggggctaaaaagaaaaagcgGAGACTAAGATTGgatgatgattatttgaCCAACAACTTTAATACTGAAACTAATTCGCCTATATCCGGAAACAATAATGgatatttatcaaattccaaatcagcaaataataataacaataatggaTCAAATACTACTGATAATTTAATGCAACAAATAAACTCGCAAATGATCCCTCCCATTAAGCCTGCACTTAGTATTACACAAGCCCTGGAAAGTATGCTAAGCACTACATCGAGTTCTTCATTGCTTGGTGGTCTATATAATGATGACGATTTGAACCTACTTGCATCTGACTTGAATAATATCGTTAATGACATTATGTTTACTTCAAATATGCCAAACACCAATGATAGTTTGATTGATGACAACTTCTTTAGTCCGTTCAATTATCCACCACAATTGCCCGATCTCAATGATATTCCAAAACATATCCCATTGGATTATATTAAATTGAAGACAGACGATGAGAAAAGGTACCTAGCGGAGTTTTATCATGAGTTTGCGTCGCAGATTTTACCATTTGGCGCGTTCGATAAGATTTCAGGTACTTACTACAACCCTGTGAGAGATGTGATTTTAATCTATGCTGCCAAGGAAccatttttattatcagCAATATTATCTCAAGGGGCTAAACTTTCTTTCCAAAAAACATCAAAACAGTCCGACCATGACAATTATGGGTCATATTTATCTAGATGTTTAAGATTATTGGGTCCCGCATTAAGTAAAAATCGTGATAAACTGGTCAAAGATGATTTAACGTCAAATATTGAGAGTATACTTATAACCGTACTACTATTAACATCTTCCAATGCCATGACAGAAAAGTTGAGTTGGAGACCACATTTGAAAGGTGCAaaagatattattataaaggCAACACATAGTAAAATTCGACTGTCCAAAACTTTAATATTATGCAAGATATGGTTTgctgattttgaaattttggcAGGCACTAGTAGTCATTTGGGTGGCACGATAAAAACCGATTGTGATTTAGATTCAGtgataaattttgaagatgaatttgTTAAATCTGTATTGGAACAATTTGGATTACTTCAAGGTGGGAGTTTCAATATCATGAGTGGATATAATATacaaatgatttatttattccGGGATTTATCCAAACTTCTAAACCGCAAACGAGAAATGGGGGAACAATTTGTCCCCAATCAATCCCTTGAGTATATTCGTTTAATTTCGGGATTTTATGAACATTATGGGAAAGTGTATATCGATAGAAAATGTCTATTACCAGGACCAATTTCCACCCCACTAACAGAGTTATATAATCTTGTCGATTCCGTGCCCACAACAAGTGGGAACACACTTTATATTAGCTGGATGGATATTTCTCAACAAGCGTATGCTTTAGCTGGTTTAATAACTGTGTTTacttcaatattattagatCCTCCTGATTTACCACATATTCAAGATTTAAATTCCAAACTagttgatttgataaagTTTGTCGAACAAAGTGTGAACTCTTTTACAATGAAATTCCCAAATGGATTTCTGATGATTCAATGGCCCATTACGGTTGCAGGAATAAATTGTACTATCAAGAGTCAACAGCCAGTGATTgggaaatttttcaaaatatgtATTGAGTTAGGATCAGTCAGTGCTGAAATCACTTTGAAACggataaagaaaatatgGGAATTGCGTGAAAAGGGTGAGGAGTATTATGATCTTCATATTAAGCATGAAAATGGTGAAATTGACGGAATTCATATCGATAATGTTGCCTACTAATAGGGGTATTTATTCTTTGTAAGTTGACAAAGATGGATCATTTGAAATAACACTACCATCTGGATATATGCCATACAGTATCAACACATATGAGTTATTACAAATTAAATctatattaataaatactAAAACTGTGCCTATTTACAGGAAAAATCACATACACTAGTACGCATATTGCTACAACCTTTGTTGTTATATTAAATTCTCTCAGGCTCTTCATTTCTTACctcatcttcttcagtttCTTTTGGTTGAGATACATCAGAAGCTGATGAATcactttcttttgtttctttttcattagaTTGTTCTTCTGGTTTTTCGACGTTTTTCGGTAATCTTTCATTGGTAACAAAGAATGCAGCAAAAAATGTAATAGCAGAAAACCCAATAGCCATATAAAACACATTTCTAATAGCATTCATGATTTGGGTTTTAACAAAATGTTCAGTCTCTGGGTGTAATGTCTTTAATAAGGCTGTTGATGAAGTCAATTGACTTAAACTAAATTTCTGTAAATCTTGTAAAATGACTGGATTTGTG
This genomic stretch from Candida albicans SC5314 chromosome 1, complete sequence harbors:
- the LYS142 gene encoding Lys142p (Zn(II)2Cys6 transcription factor; has similarity to S. cerevisiae Lys14, involved in the regulation of lysine biosynthesis genes; fungal-specific), translating into MSTSKRAYSRGGCKECKRRKIRCPEDKPSCATCVRLGKVCSYPLPGERVPRVSIRALANKEIPLNDSPEPKAKKSNPKPLTIQMYSVDDFGAKKKKRRLRLDDDYLTNNFNTETNSPISGNNNGYLSNSKSANNNNNNGSNTTDNLMQQINSQMIPPIKPALSITQASESMLSTTSSSSLLGGLYNDDDLNLLASDLNNIVNDIMFTSNMPNTNDSLIDDNFFSPFNYPPQLPDLNDIPKHIPLDYIKLKTDDEKRYLAEFYHEFASQILPFGAFDKISGTYYNPVRDVILIYAAKEPFLLSAILSQGAKLSFQKTSKQSDHDNYGSYLSRCLRLLGPALSKNRDKSVKDDLTSNIESILITVLLLTSSNAMTEKLSWRPHLKGAKDIIIKATHSKIRSSKTLILCKIWFADFEILAGTSSHLGGTIKTDCDLDSVINFEDEFVKSVLEQFGLLQGGSFNIMSGYNIQMIYLFRDLSKLLNRKREMGEQFVPNQSLEYIRLISGFYEHYGKVYIDRKCLLPGPISTPLTELYNLVDSVPTTSGNTLYISWMDISQQAYALAGLITVFTSILLDPPDLPHIQDLNSKLVDLIKFVEQSVNSFTMKFPNGFSMIQWPITVAGINCTIKSQQPVIGKFFKICIELGSVSAEITLKRIKKIWELREKGEEYYDLHIKHENGEIDGIHIDNVAY